A section of the Alkalihalobacillus sp. LMS39 genome encodes:
- the rplK gene encoding 50S ribosomal protein L11, whose translation MAKKVIKMVKLQIPAGKANPAPPVGPALGQAGVNIMGFCKEFNARTSDQAGLIIPVEITVFEDRSFTFITKTPPAAVLLKKAAGIESGSGEPNRNKVATVKRDKVREIAETKMPDLNAANVESAMRMVEGTARSMGIVIED comes from the coding sequence AGCGGGAAAAGCAAACCCAGCTCCGCCGGTTGGTCCTGCACTAGGACAAGCGGGTGTGAATATTATGGGTTTCTGTAAAGAATTTAACGCTCGTACTTCTGATCAAGCGGGTCTAATTATTCCGGTTGAAATTACGGTATTTGAAGACCGTTCTTTTACATTCATCACTAAAACTCCACCTGCTGCTGTTTTACTTAAAAAAGCGGCTGGAATTGAGTCTGGTTCGGGTGAGCCAAACCGTAATAAAGTTGCAACAGTTAAGCGTGATAAAGTACGCGAGATTGCTGAGACAAAAATGCCAGATTTAAACGCTGCAAACGTTGAATCTGCTATGCGTATGGTTGAAGGTACAGCGCGAAGCATGGGTATCGTGATTGAAGACTAA